AATGCCAACTGTTGAACATAGTCTTTACCAGGGAAAAGAGGCTCCCTTTGAAGAATTTCCATTAAAATGCAACCAACTGACCATATGTCAATAGCTGCAGTATATTCTGAACAGTTGAGAAGCAATTCCGGGGCACGATACCAGCGTGTTACAACATATTCAGTCATAAAATCTGTCTCTGATGTGGTTCTAGCCAGTCCAAAATCACAAATCTTAAGATCACAATCTGCGTTTAGAAGCAGGTTACTTGGTTTCAAGTCCCGGTGTAACACGTTTGCAGAATGTATGTATTTGAGCCCCCGTAGCAATTGGTACAAAAAATACTGCAACATTCATGAACAATTGTTAGCTTGCAGCCTAGTTTCAACTAACATTGGAGTCTACGTTCAATTTCACATTATTAACATCAGCTCTGTTTGCTTTCGCACATAAATCTACCATTATTGTACAATATAGTTCCATTTAGTATTGATAACTGCTGACACCTTTTGCTTCCTATCTTCATTCAAAGAAGAATTTGATAGCTCTAAGAACATGCCACAATTAAATGATGACACATGAAGTGCAACATTGGTCTATTGGTTCTTAAAATGATGGCTTCTTGACTTCGAAATCTTACCAGGTGAATAAATCTAGATTTCAGGTACAAAACTTTAACCATAGAGCTCAATTAGCTTAGAGTAATCAAGAACTTCGCATAAGGAAAAAAGTTCCAATTATCTTACTTGACAGTGATCGTCAGTTAGGCCCTGGCTAGAACGTATTATCTGATTCAAATCAGTATCCATCAGTTCATATACAATATACACATCATTAAACGTTCCCCTATCCGGAGGAGGTATTATGTCCTTAATTTTGACAACCTGCAAAATGCCAGACTAATAAATCATCAACGCATTCAATGAATCAATTGGCAACATTGTGCAAATTATACACTTACTGGAATGGCAATGACAAATACAATAATATCAACATAGAAATTGCAAAAATAACAGACAGGAATTTGTTTCATCCTTAAAAGAGTCTAGGAGTTAGAAAGTACATTCTCATGGTCCATGTGACAAAGGAGTTTGATCTCTCGAAGTGTTCTCTTAGCATCAATCCTGTTATCAAATGCATTTCCAATCTTCTTTATAGCAACCTCTTCTTTTGTCTCAGCATTTCTGGCACAGCTGTACCACACACATTCAGATAGTTCATAAAAATCAGTATCATTTCTAGCACAACCTCTTATTTTACATTTACAAGTCCACAAAGGTATATGGGCATTCTGGCATCACTAAACATCagaaaaatcattaaaaaaaccCAATCTAAGATTATTTTCAGCTTGTGTAGCAAACAAACTCATTCATATATGGTAATGCTATCAGTATAACATTAACTCGAAGGAATTCAATAAGTGATTACACCTTCTTCACAATAGCAACTGAGACACTAAAGAGCAAATTAATTTCCATGAATTAATCAATTCAAATCAAATATTCAACGAAATttcaaaaatcaaaatcaaacatcGCAGATATCAGCAGCTATTTCACTAAGATAGCTGAAAGTAAGACCAATATTTCATGACGGCAGCAATGGAGTTAAAGAAAAGGCGAAATTGACAAAAAGAGAGAGTGAGAAACACTATCTTAGAGGTTTAGAGCAGGAAATTATTACCAAACAATACCATAAGCGCCGCGACCCACAGCTTGAAGAGGAGGAACATACTTGGAAGTGACTTCAAATTCGTTACCCAGTATCTTATACTTGACATATCTGCCATTGAAAGTCGAGATTCCTTCATCTTGTATCACCATTGGTTCATTCTCCATGTTTGTTTCTATTTCAGGGTTTGCTGAAAGGAAGAAGACAAAGTGGAGCTTTGGATGTGGAGTGTGTGAATATTCAGGCGATTAGATGATAAAAAGAGGAGCTAATAAGGAAAGGGGCCAGTTCAGGTTGGGTCTTTTGAGATGAAATGAAGGCAAGTCGGTCTACTTTGCCCCTTTTCCTTTTCAACTTTCAAATTTGAATGTTATAAGTTGGGGATTGCCAATCAAACCTTTTAACAAGGGTCAACTAATCTAACAACAACTATACATTTACCAACTAGTTTCtataacaaaaaaagaaaaaaaaaaggaaattacTCGATACAAACCGGATACAAAACAATtagtttctataaaaaaaataaaacaaaaaggaAATTATTCGATAAAAACCGCGTACAAAACAACtagtttctataaaaaaaataaaataaaaaggaaattattCGATAAAAACCGTGTACAAAACAACAAGTTTCTAccaaataagaaacaaaaaccgCGTACAAATCAACATTTTGTTATGACTACTACTTCTTCAATTGGGGTCGGCCAATTGGTGTTAAGAGGGCTCCAGCATGGCATAAAGACTTTGTGATTAATTAGGATTGTTGGAGCTGTGCAATTCTTAATTAATTAGGAATtagttatttcttttattaggACAACTAGAACTTTGGATTTACTTACGATTGCTTGAGCTGTGCAATTCTTCTTTAACTAGGAATTAGTTATTTCGTATTCTTCTTTAACTAGGAATTAGTTATTTCGTTAATTACCAAGACAACTAGTTAAATAGTTGGCTATTGctatgtttattattattaagaatTCAATACAATTTCCATCTTTCTTCTACTGCAATCTTCTAATTTTCGGAGCAAGCACTCGCTCGAAGAGTGTGGGTTTGATCACCCATCTTTGATCGTATCAAATTGGTGCTCTCGTTGAGAGATGAAGCCTGAGGAAACAGAACTGCGTTTGGTCATAAAGGAACAAATCGATTCTCTGGTGCAAAGAATCGACGGCTTGGCAACTGAGCTCCGCGCTGTCAAAGGAGGTTCTGGGTTCGGAGGAAATAATCAGGGCGATATGGGCAATGGATTGCCTCGGTCCATGCGTTCAAACGTCCCCGATTCAATGGAAACGATCCGGAGACATGGATTTTCGCGATAGAAGAGTATTTCGGGTTACATGGAACACCGGCTGATCAACGACTCCATATCATCAGATTTAACCTAAAAGGAGACACCGCAGAATGGTTTCGCTGGATGAAGCGTAATAATATGATAACGATATGGGATCGTTTCTTGGAGAATGTACGCTTGTATTTTGGACCTTCGAAATTTGAAGACCCACAAGGAGCACTATCTAAACTACTTCAATGAGGAACGGTGGTTGAATACCAAGGGGATTTTGAAAAGATGATGAATCGGGTAACAAGAATCAATAAATCTCTATTGATTTCTTTCTATACGTCTGGATTGAAACCGTCTCTCCAAAGAGAGGTGGTGCTAGCAAAACCCGAAACATTAGGGGAAGCTTTCTTGTTGGCTCGCATTTACGAAGCTCGGTCTGATGATAGCTGGGCAACAACTCGTACCATTAATTGTGGAAAATTTATGGCtgcaaccgctccgatgaataCAGGCACACGGGTAATTACCAATACAGTTGGGGGAGGCAGTAGTTCCTCAGCGACTTTAGCAACGTCCGCTAAATCCAGTTCGACTCAACCGCCTATTCTCAGCATGCCAACTTCAGGCAATAGACAGAGTCCACCTATTAAATGGATTTCACCAGCAGAAAGGCAAGAGCGAATGAGCAAAGGTTTATGTTTTAACTGCGACCAGAAATTTGTGCGAGGGCACAAGTGTTCTAGACGATTTTTATTAATGATGAAACCCAACGAGGGTGATGAGGAAGCTGACGAACTGATAGATGACGATGCAACAGATATCATGGAAAGCGGAGATGTGTCCATCCTCAACTCTCTAGTGGGCCATAAAAGTCCACGATCACTGTAACTGTTTAGAAAAATTGGCGATAAGGAGGTGAGGATTTTGATTGATAGTGGCAGTACACATAATTTTGTGCAGCCAGGTGTGGTGGAAAAATTGAGCTTAAAAGCAGTGTCGACACGGGCCTTTAAGGTATACATTGGAAACGGAGATTCGTTATTGTGTGAGCATAGCTGTTCGCGCGTGGAGGTCACCATGCAAGGCCTTAAATTTGAACTTGACCTGTTCGTATTACCAATTAAAGGGGCTAAACTCGTCTTAGGGGTCCAATGGCTATAAAGCTTGGGCAAGGTAACCTATGATTACGCCCAGCAATCCATGTAATTTGAAATACAAGGAAAGAAGCAAATTTTGAAAGGGGATCCGACAGTTAAGATGTGCAAGATTAGCTTCCACCAAATGCAAGCGCTCGTGAATACTGACGAGGTCTATGGAATATATGAGGTGCACATCGCATATAGGGAGACACCACCGCTGAAGCAGAAGcaacaaaaaaatcaaatgcGGACTCTATGGTTAAGGATCCTGCTATTAATGAGCTGCTCGAACAATATCATGAATTGTTTCAACAACCTACTACATTACTGCCCCACCGTATCATAGATCATCGAATTCATCTTCTCCCAGAAACAAAACCAGTCAACGTCCGACTATATCGATATTCGCATTACCAGAAAGGAGAGATGGAGAGGTTGGTCACGGAGATGCTGGACCAAGGTCTCATCCGGTTTAGTCAGAGTCCATTCTCGTCCCCGGTTTTGCTAGTGAAGAAAAAAGACGGCACCTACCATTTTTGTGTAGATTATAGAGCTTTAAATGCAGTAACCATTAAGGATAAATTTCCTATTCCAATTACCGATGAGATTTTGATGAATTGGTTGGAGCAAAGGTGTTTAGTAAATTGGATTTACTTGTAGGATATCATCAGATACGTGTTCATGAACGTGACATCTACAAAACTACCTTCTGGACACATCAAGGCCATTATGAGTTTGTGGTTATGCTATTTGGTCTGACCAACGCTCCGTCAACGTTTCATGCAACCATGAACCACCTTCTTACTCCTTATTTGCGATAGTTTGTAATTGTTTTCTTTGATGATATattgatctatagtgactccatgGCAGACCATATCCAGCATTTTAGGTTAGTCTTTTAATGTTTACAAGTTAATCAATTTTATATTAAGATGTCAAAGTGTGCCTTTGGAGTCGCGTCTTTGGAATATTTGGGGCACATCATCTCGGGTCAGGGAGTAGCTATGGACCCTAAGAAAGTGGAGGCTGTTAGAGCATGGCCGCGACCCGAGAATCAAAAGCAAGTCCGAGGATTTTTGGGGTTGGCTGGATATTATCGGAGGTTTATTAAGGGCTATGCTACTATAGCAGCACCTTTAACAGATCTGTTGCAAAAAGGAGGGTTCACATGGGGTCAAATTGAGGAGGCACCATTCCTTCAACTAAAGCAATTATTATCAAGTGCCCCTCTGCTGCGGCTTCCAAATTTTCAGGAAATTTTTGTGATTGAGGCAGATGTGTCGGCTATGGGAATTGGGGCAGTACTGCTTCAGAATGGACACCCTCTGTGTTACTTTAGCAAACGGTTAGGACCTCAGATGCGAGCTGCTTCGACCTATCACAGAGAGTTGTTTGCAATTGTCGAAGCCGTCTATAAGTGGCGTCAGTATCTGCTCGGTCAGAAATTCACCATTCGGACAGATCATAAAAGCATTCGAGAACTGATGACACAAGTAATTCAAACCCCCGTGCAACAACTCCATGTTCATAAGCTACTAGGGTTTGATTTTGAcatgaagaggaagagataactcGGTCTGCTTTCATGGCGTTAAGTGCACCTATTTTGGGTATTTGGCAAGATCTAAAGGCAGAGAATGAGACATTGGAGGAGCTGTGGGTTCTAAGTGGTCGATTAAATCGTGGTGAAATAATTCCAGGGTATAAGCGGCAAAATGGGATTCTGTTATTTCAAAATCTCTATGTCCTCGACAGAGATTCTAGGCTCAAAACACAACTGcttcaagaattttatgctacTCCTCACTCTGGACATTGCAGTATTAAGAAAAAGTTGGCCAGTCTGGTAGAAATATTTTATTAGAAGGGGATGCGAGAATCGGTGGAGGAGTTCATTCGGCAATGCTTGGTTTGTCAACAAACAAAATATTCAACCAAGCTCCAGGAGGTCTGTTACAACCATTGCCTATACCCGAAGCGATTTGGGAAGATGTCACTATGGATTTTATCACTGGACTGCCTCAGTCAAAGGGATATTCGGTTATTCTGGTAGTCATGGACCGCTTGACTAAGTATGCCCAATTCGGCGTCCTTCCCTCACATTACACTGCCAAAATGGTGGCTGAACTCTTTATGGACATTGTTGTTAAGCACCATGGGTTTCCTAAGACAATCGTTTCTGATCGCGATGCGATTTTTCTGAGTAAATTTTGGAAGCAATTATTTAAATTCAGTGGCACGCAACTGACGCATAGTACTTCTTATCATCCCCAGACTGATGGGCAAACGGAAGTAGTAAATAAGGGACTTGAACAGTATTTGCGAGCAATGGTGTTTGAACGGCCGCAGATGTGGTCCTCGTTCATGAGCTGGGCAGAATTTAGCTATAATACAAGCTTTCACATTAGCATTAAAATGTCACCTTTCCAAGCTTTGTATGGCCACGCCGCTAATTCCATACACAAATGGATTTTCTCGGATAGCTGCCCTTGATGAGATGTTGCTTGAGCGCTATGCCTTAATACGCCGGTTGAAGATGAACTTGTTAGATGCTTAGCATCGCATGAAAATACTAGCTAATCGGAAGTGATGGAAGGTCGAGTTCGCGGTGGGAGATCAAGTTTTAGTTAAATTGTGACTGTATCGCCAAATCTCAGTGGCTTCTCGACTTTCTCACAAGTTATCTAAGAGGTACTATGGGCCCTTTGCGGTACTCGAACGCGTTATTAGAGAGGTAGCCTATCGGTTGGAGCTTCCTTCTTCAAGTCGTATCCATCTCGTGTTTCATGTCTCATTGTTGAAACGTTATCATGGGACAACTGAGTCCGTCACGGCTAATTTACCGATGGACTTAGAGCGAGGACGACTCATGGAGCAACCGTTGGCAGTCTGTGATGCTCAGCAAGTTCTCCAGAATGGACAGTTGGCGCAACAAGTATTGGTTACTTGGTCCCATAGTCCGCCTGAAAATGCTACATGGGAATGGGTGGAAGATTTTCAAGCTGTTTATCCAGAATGTCACCTTGCGGACAAGGTGGTTTTTGAAGGTGaaggttgttgaaacacctttccacatgattttgttttgacaaaattatttatgtgattgataaaaatattctaacacattaaatttaaatgctttgatttattcacactaatgtgtttgttcaatgttgagttaatttgatctataagacattaagataaaaaaagcctaaaggcccataagaggaagtcaagcccaagtcaacagatcaagacctcacggcccaggaagacaaaacgcagtcgttctaagcaaagcattagctcagcatgaagaaggatcgagaagccttctatcaattacttcaagatgaagctgctgagttgaacgacaagaggtacaagtcagcggcagaacgaaatcaacttagagacaaagtatttctactttgggtaaagctcagaagacgcagtaaactgtctggaagactttactataaatgtcgaaacattctgttcatctggcgaaaagctgctgagcactaccgtagacagaagatacaagaatctcattggccaacgacactgagcacgcccagagtgaaagcgacaggaagccgttagcctccaacggttattttgaaattcgaaatcaccggtgcttgaagtgtcactataaataggcctttcaaatgcttcattcgatgcagatcttcaatcaagtcgaaacgctgaccaaattcatacttgaagttctatgagaaaagcaaagcaaatcttacaccaattccaatcattgtgtaaagttctagagtgatttcattcatctaaggtgtcttagcaattgttgtttaggacaaacacttatcatttctagaagaatagaaaggagaagctgagtactcggttatagtactcatcggcagttataggagtgagtagaggaatagaggaaggtactcttgtatactcagcttctgttgtaaaaggtttcgtgctctacctttaaagagctcagtagaggattcaaaaagctcgaaacgagttccgaggactggacgtaggcggagaggccgaaccaggatatgtctgctgagtaatatatttctaacctttaaactcctttatatattgcttgctataaaactgactaagtaacgaacttacgctgagttgagtgcgctaagaagctgagttcaggaatagattaagtgctatctcctggctcaaggaaagaaacaaacttagtcaccagttgactaagcttgtgtcttaaaattacttagcgccgctgtgtaaaccttttcttaaagaaaagaagtcagccttaacggataaaattttaaatagttcatatcccccccttggaactaaccttgtcacgttatacgggaccaacaaaggtgttgaaacacctttccacatgattttgatttgacaaaattacttaagttaatccatgattaagaggcaattaaatttaagtgctttgatttaattgtactaatgtgcttgctcaatgttgagtataattataagtgAACAGAAGTAAAAAGTACGACAGAATGCAGTCAGCATAAGGCACAGAAGTTGAGTAGAAAAGAACTCAGcacaataaaagaaaagtcatcttcagaacaaacacttgaagatgaagctgaccaaagaagttgagtggaacacaactcagcatcaaagaagagaagtcttcctctaatCGAAAgtttgcagacgaagctgaccatggaagctgagcaGAATACGACTCAGCCTCGCCAGAGATAAAGAACaaaggcaacgtcaataaagtcaagctgagtgttcatcaggacagtgcaaatgatctgtttgctaaaagacaagatccgacaactgtctgtgCCAATTcaaaagctttggaattacgcacggagacagtttcgagatgcatgggtcaactggccattagctaaaagacgaaactggcgctagaagacgaacctggcagaagaagacaagcctggcgcctgctaatttcagacgacaagattggcctgctaCATCtatatgctgaccagtgaatgacgcaaggagCCGTGTGAATTTAATGGatacttccagattcaaatgattgccACACCAGGAATTCATTATAAAAGTACAAATGCTTCACTTGGATCCTTAgccgaaatacaaaaagaaaaagagcatacatacaaagcacattcaaacaagaaagaagatcttacaccaaatttctatttctatgtaaaagctagattgaatttgtattcatctaaagtgttcttcatctagaaagaacaagtttgtatcaattgtaaaaattgagagagtggtgttgagtactcgattttagtactcagcggtagagaaaatctgagtgttcggttatagcgctcagtaggagttgagtagacgaatagaggaaggtactcttgcatattcaactgccttgtaaacggtttgtgctctacctttaaagagctcagtattggattgaaaaagctcggaaggactctggggactggacgtaggtagtgaggccgaactaggataaatcgtgctgagtaatttctaaccctttctctcaatatatatgtatgtgttgtttgcttaaattactcaggatataaattgtataagctgacactgagtaatcagagtgctgagttggaagctgactgtaagtgtcaattcccaactcacctGTAAAACTGTTCTAGTCAgcttctgactaaagctgtcttacatctctcggccgtgctgaccaaaactgagttaagtaatttaaagaattgattaagtcagcgtaattaagcgaaaaagttatattagttcctaaccccccccccttggaactaatcacacgggaccaacaagtggtatcagagcttagtagctcactactcaaagataaagctatcttgagctgatccctacaaatggctgagaacagcactcgtttccttccaggaaatcaaacaacacagattctccctgagggattatcaattagtcggcctcccttgtttttcggatcaaactatacattttggaaaaacaggatgaaaaactttattcaagctacaaacatgagtgcatggcttgcaatagttcaaggcccatttcTGTCTTACAAAATGGTTAACAACGAGAAGgttgttaaaagtgaaactgaatggtcagaagatgacctaagaaaactacaaaataatgcttcggctatcaatatgcttcactgtgctttagatgtcgtagagtacaacaaaatttcaggttgcgagtcagcacaggaaatatggaaaaagctggaagtgacctatgaaggtacaagcACGGTCAatgagtcaaaggtgaaccaatatatgagattatacgagctgttcgagatgaatgacaacgaagacatctctgaaatgaacgcaagattcaccaatatcataaatgagctgaaaagactcggca
The window above is part of the Euphorbia lathyris chromosome 3, ddEupLath1.1, whole genome shotgun sequence genome. Proteins encoded here:
- the LOC136224031 gene encoding mitogen-activated protein kinase homolog NTF6 — translated: MENEPMVIQDEGISTFNGRYVKYKILGNEFEVTSKYVPPLQAVGRGAYGIVCCARNAETKEEVAIKKIGNAFDNRIDAKRTLREIKLLCHMDHENVVKIKDIIPPPDRGTFNDVYIVYELMDTDLNQIIRSSQGLTDDHCQYFLYQLLRGLKYIHSANVLHRDLKPSNLLLNADCDLKICDFGLARTTSETDFMTEYVVTRWYRAPELLLNCSEYTAAIDIWSVGCILMEILQREPLFPGKDYVQQLAFITELLGSPDDTDLGFLRSDNARKYIKQLPQFPKQPFAHKFPELSPLVLDLAERMLYFDPSKRITVEEALNHPYLLSLHEINEEPTCASPFVFNFEQISLNEDDIRELVLAESLNFNPDMMLE